The DNA region ATTCATGGTGGGTTTAAAGAAGTTTCGCCTCCAGTCGCTACTGGTAAAGACTCTAATTCTAGGCAGGGGAATCGATTTGGAGCTCCGAGTGCAAGTTCTCGCacttctttggaaacaCGCTCTTTCGATAGGTCACTAATGGTGATAGCTGGTCCCAATGGATCTTATATTGTGGCTTCTGACATGCTACTGCTCAAGCCATTTTCAGGTTTAGGAGCTTGGTGCCCGAAATTTTCTCTCGACCCAATTCCATCTTTTTCTAGTCCCTCGAATGAACAAGTTGCAACAAATGCAGTGGATCCAATTTCAATTCCGTCAGACATCGCGGCGAACTTGAACATCACACAGCAGCAACTTTTATGCAAGATAATGACCGAAACTAACTTGGTTCTGCAATACTCTTTATTACTTTGTGAGCAAAGTAACTGGGATTACGGAACTGCTTTAATGAACTTCCAAAATTCCAGATCTCAAATCCCAAGGGAAGCTTTTCATTCATAGATGATTAATATATTTCTTACCTTATTGTACATAACAAAATACAGTGGGTAAAAATAAATGTAGATTTTAACTCATTTTGGTAAACACTTCAATTTAACGTCAAGAAATCATTGAACGCAATGACTGATGAGCGTACTTGATTTTTACTCAGAAGATGTTGTGGCGGCTGAAGAGCCTGAAATTCTAGAAACCTCAAATCCAGTATACTTCGATGAAtcctcgtcttcttctgaAATTATTCATCCATGTGTGTCGTCAGGTATTACGACTTATACGCCTAATCAAGAAAATTTGTCAAAACTTGAAAGTCGGTTACACTTCAGACAGCTGGAGCAATCCCACGGATGTACCCCAAACACCCTTATTGACTCCGAATTACTTGTTGATGAATTCTTAAACAAGTTACGCGAACGTGTCATCTCGTCAAAATCAGAAAGTGAGTCGCAAGAGTGGACTTTAATCATTGGAActctgaaaaaaaagagtCGATTGCTTCGCAATGCATATGAGACAAGGCATAGTAAGGTGAACCATGATGAGCCTGAACTAAGTTTAAATGCCGATTCAGAGACCGTTTCGAAAATTCTTTTATTATTGGAAAAAGTAgaaatgctggaaaactTGACAGGAACCGAATGCAGATCTAGTGAAAGTGGTAGTTTTCAGTTGCAACTTAATGCTCTGACTCAGAAAATTGAGATTCTGATGGCGTGCATGTCCCAGCGGAGCAAAGATGTGCCTACCAAAGTAGCCAGTACTGATAGCTTGTTCTCGATCGAGAGAGAGAGCTCTTTGCTTCAAAAGATTGAATACCTGTATGATAGGTATGCATCATTGCGCATACCTAACTTGGAGAAAGTCAACACTAAATTAAAATCCATTGGTTTGATGGCGACTTCAATTGCTCCTTCAGGCgactttctcaacaacaTACACAGCGAATTCAATGCGATGCAACGTCAAATTACAGATTGGGAGAACAAActttctgattttgaggcACACATGGCCGACAACCGCAAAATGATTTGGGAAAACCAATCTCAAGTGGATACTTGGATCAAAAACCTAGAAAAAAAGTTATACAATTAATTGATTCTAGGTTTCATTTTGTAACTATCGTTACCACGTCCTGATCGTGGACTAAATGGTTCAAACCACACTTTTGGGGAGCCACTCCAAATTTGGACGATGACCCCCAAACCAGAGCGTACTTAAAATTGTCTTTTAAATCCTTGTGAATTGAATTGCAAACATCCTCAATTGTCGACTGATTGCGGACAACCAGTGGTTCCGTAAAATCAGGTCTTGCGTTCTTTCGCTTCGTGTACAGTCTCAACAGATCTAAACGGTACCATATTTCTTCCACAACATCATCAATCGAAAGCTCCATCTCACAAGACATCACTGTGGTATTAGGCTCGCGTGCAATTCTATCCACTTCCTCCAGCGAAACGGCATCAATCTTGTTGTAGACGTAAAGACAAGGTGTGTAAACCACATGCTTCTCATTAATCACATCTATCAAATCGTCTACAGTGGCATCTTTATCTTTCAATGTTACGTCCGCGTTGTGTATTCTGTATTCCTTTAGTATGGAGGACACAAGCTTTTCATCTAAGTGAGATGGAGGGTTTAACGAAATCAATTTTATACCACCGGACTGTTTGTATTTTATCATGATGTCAGGCTTACTTTTGTTCAATCTGATTCCAATGGCTTCAAGTTCTTTTTCTAGGTTCTCACGCTGATCAGGGCCTTTAGTTGCATCAAGGACCATTAAAATTAAATCTGCAGTCTTCGCGGTTGCAACGACCTGTCTTCCTCTACCTTTTCCCTCACTAGCCCCTTTGATTATTCCGGGCAAGTCGACAATTTGAatttcagctccttcatAACGTAAAACACCAGGAACGGAAGTCAACGTGGTAAATTCGTATGCCGCGGCTGCTGACTGAGTTTTTGTAACTTTGGACAAAAAAGACGATTTCCCCACAGATGGATAGCCAATTAAGCAGACTCGGGCATCCCCACTTTTGCTCACCTCGAATCCTTGACCTTTACTGCCCTGGCTGGAAGAACTATCTGGATCCAAAAGCATTCTTCTGTATTTTGCTAGTTTTCCTTTTAAAAGTCCTAAATGGTACTCTGTCGccttatttttttgagtTCTCGACATTTCATCTTGaatttccttgatcttTTCCGATATATTCACCATTTTGTGTAGTAGTTGAAAGTCTCAAACGCAGTGAATATCAGAAATAATTTACGCATGAAAATTAGTGaagggaaaaaaaatattctaaatgcttcttctttgatgaTTATTATTTACAGCCAGGAGCCCTATTCCGAAGCCATCTTTTATTTATATTGTCTGGTGCCTCAAGACATTCCCGCTGTTCAATGCGTGTATAGGAATGTTTGCCTGGCGTACTATAATTATTTGAACCATTTTTTGACCTTTCTTCACTTGGTTCGATAACATGTTTCATCGTGGTAGCGATCGTGTATTTGGCCCCTAAATCTACCCATATCTGGTTGAATTTTGTGAATTGAATTCTGTCTGAGGTAAGAGTTTTCGACCACACCACACTATGGTCGAACTCGCAATCATACAAAACCAAAGGAAGAGGACTGGCAATTGTGTAATTTGGACGGCCTGGAAAGAGTTTAACGTCAAGAAGCTTTCTCACTATTTCAGGCTCCTCTAGTTCTTGGCCGACTAAAAACAAAATCGACATCATGGATCTCACCTGATGCCAAAGAAATGCTGATCCCCTGAGACTGAAAACATAGGTCTTGTGTCCAAATTTTGTTCTTTCtatggacgaggaaatgATTTTTCGTTTGTAGTTGACAATCTGCTTGGATCCGTCTACCTTGCAGAAGTTCCGGAAATCTTGTTCGCCAACAAAATAAGATGCAGCCTGTTGCATCTTCTCAATATTCAAATTCGCTTGCTCAAAGAAATATTTATAGTGTCTGGATAGACAGGAAAACCTAGCATCAAATCCCTCTGGTGGTCTCAAACAAATGGAATGAATTCTTATATCTTCGGGAAGAACCTTGTTCAGAATCTTCACATAATCAAGCTCTTTTACGTCGTTGAGGGGATTTGCCATTTCGTCTTGAGTCAAATTCGATCTTACCACCAAGGAAATCACCTGGTTCATTGCACTCACGCCTTTATCAGTTCTGCCACATCTGCTGAAATCACAGTCAGTCGGGTCCAAGTTGCGGATCAGCTTTGTCTTTTCTAAAGCTTTTAAGATAAACAGTTCTACGGTTGGAATGTTCGATGTATCATTTTGATAAGCGAGTCCGTGATAATTCCAACCCAAATAAGAAAATTTAAGGGCTATCCTTCGCTTATTATACTTAGAAAAATCGAATTCTCTTCGTGGCCTTTTAGCGTTCTCCGATACGTTATCACAATCACTTGAAATTTGATGAACAGATTTGTTTTGGTTTACTCTTGATTCAAATTCCTGTAATCGTTTAATTAATGCATCTTTGGTCCATGTGCTGTAATCTGGCATCTCAGGCATCTGAAATGCTATATAAGTATGAAATCGTTTTGGATGAGATGATATTAGTTTTCCTATTTGGCGGTGCTTTCTGATAAAGCTAAATATATTCATACAACGAAAAATCAGATAGAGAACTAACGACTTTTCCCACTTAATCTTTTGCTTTAGAGCCGTTGCATACAAAAATGCTCTTGAAAGTTGAGGGTATCACCTTCCTTAGACACCTTTTTCGCCGTAATGAGCAAAAACACCTTTCCACAGaaaaaaaggaaaaaaaagaaaaaaaaaaaaaaacaaaaaaattggtGAAATTTGATTCCTTTCAAGATCAATTTGTCTATAAATCAAGTTCCTCTATGGCGGCAGAAAGTAAGCTAACATGGGACTCCTTGCCTTACAAACTACTTCCTTGGCTTCGGGAAGCTTTGGTCTCGAACGGTTATGAAAGTATGACTCCTGTTCAGGCCTCAGTAATTCCGTTGTTCTCTGGAAACAAAGATGTTGTGGTGCAAGCTGTGACAGGTTCCGGCAAAACATTGGCATTTGTCATTccagttttggagaaaatatGTCATTTCCTACGTGAAGAATCAACATTCAAAAAAGGGCATTTTGGATCTTTAATTATATGTCCTACGAAAGAGCTAGCATTTCAGATAGAAGCAGTCATCAACAATCTTGTTGAATTTTGTCCTGACGAGAACTATAAACTAAAAGCTCAAGTCGTTCTTGGGGGTATGGGAACTGTATTGACAGATGTACAAAATTTCATGAAAACCCGAGCACAAGTCATTATCGCCACTCCAGGGAGAGCATTGGAATTTTTACAACACTCCATGGTGAAATCATCCAGTTGTCAAGTATTAATTTTGGATGAAGCTGATCGATTACTTGATCACAATTTCAGTTCAGAAATGTCATTAATTGCCAAAATTTTGCCTCGACAGAAAAGGGTTGGAATGTTCTCTGCAACTATGTCTGCAGTGATCGATGATGTATTTAAGCTTGGCATGTCCAATCCTGTCCGTATCACTGTGAAATCTGATCATTTGAGCCAAAAGCTGATACCCTCGAAGTTGAAACTATTTTATAGCATCGTCCCGGCCGATGAGAAAATAGGGTTTCTTTTCCATCTGCTGGAATCTTATCAATTCAAAAGGGCAATTGTTTATTTCCCCACATGTGTGTGTGTTTCTTACTTCTATCTGTTGCTAAACCATCTCTTGTCCTGTTTGAATAAACAAGGCAACGGTTGCAAAGGTATAAAGCTACATTCCTTGCACGGAAAGCTGCAGTTGGAAACTAGGACAAAAACGCTGTCTCATTTTTCCGGGCTTTCAGATTGTAAGAACGTGCTGCTCAGTACAGATGTCGCCGCTCGAGGCTTAGATATACCTGATGTCGATCTGGTCATACAACTCGATCCTCCTACGGACCCTGACGTGTTTGTTCACAGATGTGGTCGCGCTGGTCGCGCTGGAAAACCCGGTACAGCTGTGGTGTTTTTGACTCCAGGCCTAGAAGAAAACTACGTTGATTTCATGAGTATGAGAAAGGTAGAATTACACGACCTTGGCAATGTTCATTACAATCCTCAAAGATTTGAGCTCATCCATACGGAGTCACGTACCTGGTTACTTGCTGATAGAGCTAGACATGAAAAGGCGACAAAGGCGTTTGTGACTTACATCCGACATTACTCGAAACATTCTGCTGCGTCTATATTCCGACTTTCTGCCTTGGACTATTGGAGGCTCGCTAAAGAGTTCTCCCTTTTTAGGTTTCCAAAGATGCCAGAAAACAGGTTCATCCATGATTTTCCTGAGGGCGGATTCATTGATAAAAGTGTGAATTTCGAAAGTCACTCGTACTTAAACACTCAGAAGGAAAACGAAAGATTGCAGCAACTTTGTTCATCCTCGAAAGCAGTACAGCTCAATGACGCAATGCTCGATAGAAAAGCACGGAAGGAAAAGAATTTACCCTGGAGTAAAAATTCAAAGTCTAAAGTTAACGAAAAGCAgtcgtcgttcagcttgaaAGAGTctaagaaaaaaaaacggcTATTATTACCAGAAGCTGGAATTCGGGAAACACAGGAGGATTGGAAAGATCTCGTGAGGTCCAATAAGAGACGAAAGGCGAGCGAAACGACGAGTTTTTTTAATGATTTATGATAAAAGCTTTTGTATAAATAAGCAGATACTAAGTATTTAGAATACCCCTCAGGTCTGAAGGGGCATCAAATTTGAGAGcttctttccaaaattTGGATAAATGTCTGCTTCCTGAGTCGCAGGCAACAAAAACGATGGTATCCCCTTTTTTGGCCTTCGTAAAAGCTATCTTAGCCGAAGCTACTGCATTTACGCAAGAACTCGATCCCAGAAAAAGGCCCTCATTCTCGTTGAGATAGCGAGCCATTAAAAGAGCCTGTTTGTCGCTGACTTTTTCCGCCGCATCAATATACATCTCTCCCCGTGAGAAATTCTTAGTAATTCTGTTCAATCCAATCCCTTCCACTAGAGTGTCAACTTGATGCCTTCTTCTGGTTCCTTCTTTCTCGACTGTGTCATACATTATACCATACTGAACTCTATTGTAGAGGCCGGATCCTTGAGGGTCCGCCAAGATTGTCTTAATTGTGGCATTCTTCTGTTTGAAGTATATCGAACAGCCTGCGATTGTGCCACCCGTTCCTGCGCCTGAAACGAAAAAATTCAACTTTCCACCTGTTTGCTCCCATATCTCTTTTGCAGTAGTTTCATAGTGAACTTTCCAGTTGCACTCATTCTCAAATTGGTCTGCAAATACAGCGTTATTATCGGAACTGGAATCACTAGCTATTCTATCGGCTCCAGTTTTGGCTGCATTTACATATTGATTTGGGTCGACAATGGATGCTGGTTTCACTTTTTCAATAACAGCTCCATACATTCGTAGGAGATTCACCTTCTCATCCGAAGTGTCATCTGGCAAGCATATATGTGCTGTGTAGCCCAAAGACTTGCAAAGCATAGCTATTGAAATGCCCGTAGACCCTGATGTCCCTTCAAAAATGACATCGCCCCTGTTGGGTTTAATCAAATTTCGATCTTCAAAGTCCTTGATAATTGCCAAAGCAACTCTATCTTTCGCCGACCCCCCTGGATTGCATAATTCCATTTTTGCATATATCTCACAGCCCGTAGCCTCGGAAAGTGAGCGTATTTTGAGAAGAGGTGTATTGCCTATCAAATCTGCCAAACATTCAGCTTTTGCTTGTTTTCCTTTGGActttttgaggtttttcagcCATGGATAGAGGGCTACCACTAGGGATAAAATTAATGCTGCATGAATCCCTTTATAAATTTGAGACATTCTAATTCAGCTACAGTTAAATTTCGTACTTGTAACGATTTTTCGATCTTACTTAAATTTAGTCCGATAAAACATTCTTGGTAGAAGATGCCTTCTTTGAAAGAATTTGGATTTCTGGAGTCTTTTAAAAGATGTATGCTGCTTTTTCACATCAAAATATATGAGCTATACAATAGCAATGATTTGACAAAACAATTGCTGGCTTCCAGTTGGTCAAAATGTATAACATTAATTTTTACTTACATCTTTATCGCGATCATGACCCATCAAGTACTCATACAAATTGGATGCCATCTGGGACTAATATCTAAACAAGTGGATTTATTCATTGAAACTCCAACCCATTGCTCACATGTCTACGTTTCAGTCAACATTATCCGAAATAATGGTAAATTAAAAAGAGAGCTTTTCAGTCGGCCGATAGTATATTACATCGAATTTGGTCCTGATGATTATGAAGATCCGGACCTCGGAACGACGCTTAGATTTCTGCGCAGGAAACTTGTGGCGCTTTTGCAAGAGAATGAGCTTTTGACTAAGCATAATCAACAGGTGAATTATATTCAGTGCGATAAATTGCAGCTCTTCAAGAAAGAACGCTTGTTGActgatgatgaagaattCCTCTGTAATATGGATGTCAACACGGGCGATAAGCTAACTTGTATCGCTCATATTTAGCAATCATTCAATTGAGTATTGATCATTAGCAAATCAGAACTCCAGTTCGTCCCTCTTAGGCATTGTTGACAATCTCAAGTATGGAGAAAGCTCGCCAGGCGTTATCATATCATTTGAACCCTCATTTATTTGTCTGGCTCCGGCCGGAACTACCTTGGAATAGCCTTTGGCATTGTTTCTTCTGTGACCTCTATGCGCTCGTGTCAACCAATTATAGTTTCCTGCGTAAATGTCAAACAATCCCAATCCAAAGTTTTTTATCACCTGAAACAGTAAGACCATCAAACAAAGTAGAATTGCGCTAGTTATAACTCCGAAAGCAACAACTGATTGCCTTCCAGGTAAATCTTGATAAGTTGAATGATAGCGAAGATACACCCTCACAATCTTGAATATTATAAATCCCAACCCAATGGTACAGCACATTGAGAAGAACGTGGAAGTTATTTTCTTTTCCCTTGACGTGGAGTAGTCTGCACCAACAATAACAAACACcgaaagaaacagagcaGCCAGTGTCAAACCAAATTCTGCATCTGATTTGTTCGGTGCTATAACCGCGGCTTGAAGAAAGTATCCTGGtgcaaaaaataaagcCAGCAATAAGGCATCGCGATGTAAGTTGAACACTGTATTCGCGTAGATCATTTTCCAATTGTTGCCAATAGTTTCTCCCGTGAATTTTTGAAACTTGTCTTTTAATCTAAACCCAATTCCAAACTGAATGACACAAACCAAGGACGCAAGGATAATCACCGCAATGGATAGGCTTTTGATGTGAACTTTTGCAGCAGCGGTCCCAGACCCAAAAGCGTCAGATGTCGAGGTAAACAGTTGACTGTATGCTGCAAAACTAGTGATTGTCGTGTTGATCTCGTTATACTGAATGCCCGCATATATTGCCATTGCAGCAAGAAACAAAATTGAGGATGCCAAGTGGTAAACATTCCTAGTATAGAGAACAATGAAGGTGGTCAGTATCTGGTAAAGTTCCGCATAGATATAAAGTGCTAGGTATGCACCCATAGCATATCTCTTTTGTTTTAGATAGGATCTGTAATACCCGTAAATGGCTAACACCGGATTAAAGTCGTCACTTTTTGATTCTATCAACCTGAAACTGCTAAAGAACAATCCACATATAGTGCACTCAATCGCAAGGATTACAATGGCTGATATGAAAGAAgcaaagagaaagagcttaATCCAAGCATTATCGTTGTCTACCACATTTTCACGGaattttctccaaaacgTCTTTTCCAAttctttttcgagattTCGTTCTTCCGGACCATCAAATGCCATTCTCTTCTCCGGTGCTTGCAAGCCGGTAAACGAGTAATTGTCCACAGAATCTCGTACATTGAAAGATCCCCTATTCGAAGCCGAACGTGACCTTGAGCCTGATCTCGAAGTCGAAGTGGAACTTCTACCCGAGCCCAAAAACGATCTGCTTCCTGATCTGTTTGACCTCGTCTGGCTAGCACTTCGTAtgtttttcaaattgttcATTGAATTAATGAGCGAAGGGGATGAGTAAATCAGTGGAGGAATCTCTAGCTctaaaatattttgattACAAACCAAAAGTTACGTTATGAGTTGAAGCAACCTATGCAGGGGCCAATTTTAATCTAAAGGTGTGTTTGCGATACTAGAGCTATTATTATTAAACATTCATGTATCATTATTTCAGTCGCAGTCAGTCAATCAAAGTCTAGCGCTTCTTGCTATTCAAACGAGTCTTTGAAATTCTCGAAAAGTCGTGACTCTTGTGTTTTGATACCTGAGGCTGACGGTGTAGAGATCCTTTTTGACTTAAGAGAAAAATCGGGTCGTTTTTTAGCAATGTGCTGTCAATACTAGTTGCAGGTTTCTCGAGTGAAGGGCTGGATGAGTTATGATGAGTATAACTTGAGTCTTGTAAAGTTGTTCGGTTGTTTCGAGGTTTTGGAAGTTTGTTCAGATGGTCATTTTTGCAACTATCTCCGTCACCACCTGATTGGTGCTCAGCAGGATTTTTGTACATCCAGTCTATCCGTACTGATTTAGATTGATTATATTTTGTTGGCAATTCTTTGTTCGCATCTTCGTGAGCGGTCTCATCTCTTCTCTCTGAGAGCAACTGCCGCTCTTTTTCCCACACCTTGGTTCTATTCTTCAGCAACCTTGGGTTCCAAGattttttgagattgagGTCGGAAACCATAGGTATGATTATTTTGTTTGCCTAAGTAAAGAAGTGAAAAAACTGTTATCCTTCAAAATAGCCAGCTTTGTTGAACATAGACTTTTACAATGTAGTTGCCTAACGGAACGAGAAAAAGTagtttttcatcaacaaaagGCTAGCAATAttgttgaaaaagccaaaataATTTGACATCCATATATTTGAGCGAATATGTAGAGATTAGATCATCAGGACTACAAAGCACACTTCACTTTAAAATCCGTGtattttgatatttttcttttGAAGACCGAGTTGCTGAATTAAGAACTCCATTACTTTCAGTCTTTGATCTCCCTGTAGCTGAATCACCTCCCCTAGATCGTCATCTTTGACAATATTGCCGTTACAAGCAAAATCCTTCTTCAGCACCTTCAGAATCCTTTTCAAGTCATATTCTTCCGGAACACCTTGAACAGTTGTTAATGTTTTCCTTCCATTTCTTTGTTGAATACGAATATGGATATAATTTGTAGGTTGAGTCTCAGCGTCTCCAGTATCAGCAAAAGGATCTAAATGTTAGTACATTAGTAAGTTTGTGAAACCCTCAAGATCCGAAGGTAGGAGAACACCAGGAATAGGTCACTTACCAAATGATTTGAGGTTTTCAATAGAGCTCATTAATTGGTTTGCGCTGTATAGTATTAAATAAAGTAAGTTTATGtatccaaaaaaattttccgGTTTCTGGAATTCTCAATCGGTCTTTGGGTTTATCAGATAACGACATATTTTGTTATGCGAACTGTACTGCATGCAATGTTGACCACCTTTTAGTAAAGATTTTGCTTAAGCCCCCGAGTACACGCGCATCTTTAGCAACCAAAATTTGACATAATCGCGACGTTCACAGCCTACGGTCTTTGGATAACGCTCGTTAGCGACTTAAACGATATTGATAGTCTCAAGTGATGGTATTACTTAACGAGTTTTGCTTGTTCATACCGTAAGTGCTCGATAATTGAAGTAGCTTGACGTATATAGAattgtctttttttttttttgaacaCCTAATAACTAGTCTCAAATTCAGAAGAAATTCCGCTCTCATATTTATATCACCGGTGGTAAAAGGAAATTCACATTATGCTTAGTTTTGGAAGTCATTCTAATTTGGACATTCAGgcaagtttgaaaaaggCATGCACTGCCGACGCGGCTGCTCCGAAAAGGAAACATGTTAGAGCCTGCATCGTTTATACTTGGGATCATAAGTCGTCTCGGGAGTTTTGGCATTGTCTGAAGCTATTGCCAATTCAGTCAAACGATACTCAAATATTCAAGACATTGATAGTCATTCACAAGGTCTTGCAAGAAGGTCATCCAACTTGCCTAATAGGAGGGTACAAAAACATCAGTTGGCTTGAAAGTCTCAGTCGATTCTCTAACAACGGTACTGCCGCAGGTTACACGAGACTAATCAAAGAATATGTTTTCTACTTAgagcagaagctgaaattTCATCACGATCATAGGGGTTTCAACGGAATGTTTGAGTATGAAGAATATGTCTCATTGAGAACTGTTAGTGACCCCAACGAAGGTTTTGAATCCATTATGGACTTACTCTCTTTGCAAGATTCTTTGGATAACCTACAGAGAGTCATATTCTCTTCTATACGACATACTTCGGAATCAGAATGCGTTATTAGTTCACTCGTTCCAATTATCGCCGAATCTTACGGAATTtacaagtttttgatttcaatGCTGAAAGCTTTATACAAGTCTTCCGAGTCTGATGAAGTGATTGCTCCCTTGAAAGATCGGTTTGACGTTCAGCATCGCCGTCTTTTTGAGTTTTATGCTGATTGCTCTTCCATCAAGTATCTCACAACTCTTGTTACAATACCAAGATTACCTTCGAGTCCCCCAATTCTTCAAGACGAAGAGGACCCACAGGGCTTCCCCTTAGTGAGAGAAAGATCCTCAGTTAGCAATTCCGAGGAATCCAATATACCGCGTTCTAGTAATATTCAGTCTCAACCGACTGGGGCAATGGTTGACTCGTTTGTGAGGCAGCAACAAGAGTTGGAAGAACAACAAAGACAGGCTGAAGAGAGAAGGCAAGctgaacttcttgagcaaCAGATGCTACAGAGAGATCAAGCGCGTTTTTGGGAGGAACAGCAAAGGCAACAAGCTGTATCTCAAGAGCTTGCTCAGAGTCAGCTGTTAGCAGACCAAATGCAACggcaagctcaaggaaaGTTGGCTCAATTAGAACAGGATTTGTTGACTCTGGGAGGGCAGCATGAGAGGGATCAATTGATGCTCGAGCAATACGACCAGAGAGTAAAAGTTCTAGAGAACGAGTTGAGGATTGTGACACAAACTGCCGAGGAACAATTAGCAGTCAAGACATCGCAGTGTTCCCATTTGGAGGAACAGGTTCAGTACTGGAAAAATAAGTATGAATCACTGGCCAAATTGTATTCCCAGCTTAGACAAGAGCATCTGAATCTTTTGGGCAAGTTCAAGATTGTCCAACAAAAGGCTGCGTCAGCTCAGGAATCTATAGACAAACGAGAGAAACTTGAGAAGGATTTGAAagcgaaaaatattgaATTAGCAGACTTGATTAAGGAAAGAGATCGTGCAAGACTTGACTTGGCTAGGATAAAAGGAAATGATTCCGAGCAGGTTCAAATGCTGAGGACCCAGCTGAGGGACATGGAGACCAAGTTAAAGTCACTCG from Ogataea parapolymorpha DL-1 chromosome V, whole genome shotgun sequence includes:
- a CDS encoding Ribosome-interacting GTPase 2, which produces MVNISEKIKEIQDEMSRTQKNKATEYHLGLLKGKLAKYRRMLLDPDSSSSQGSKGQGFEVSKSGDARVCLIGYPSVGKSSFLSKVTKTQSAAAAYEFTTLTSVPGVLRYEGAEIQIVDLPGIIKGASEGKGRGRQVVATAKTADLILMVLDATKGPDQRENLEKELEAIGIRLNKSKPDIMIKYKQSGGIKLISLNPPSHLDEKLVSSILKEYRIHNADVTLKDKDATVDDLIDVINEKHVVYTPCLYVYNKIDAVSLEEVDRIAREPNTTVMSCEMELSIDDVVEEIWYRLDLLRLYTKRKNARPDFTEPLVVRNQSTIEDVCNSIHKDLKDNFKYALVWGSSSKFGVAPQKCGLNHLVHDQDVVTIVTK
- a CDS encoding tRNA pseudouridine(38/39) synthase, with protein sequence MNQVISLVVRSNLTQDEMANPLNDVKELDYVKILNKVLPEDIRIHSICLRPPEGFDARFSCLSRHYKYFFEQANLNIEKMQQAASYFVGEQDFRNFCKVDGSKQIVNYKRKIISSSIERTKFGHKTYVFSLRGSAFLWHQVRSMMSILFLVGQELEEPEIVRKLLDVKLFPGRPNYTIASPLPLVLYDCEFDHSVVWSKTLTSDRIQFTKFNQIWVDLGAKYTIATTMKHVIEPSEERSKNGSNNYSTPGKHSYTRIEQRECLEAPDNINKRWLRNRAPGCK
- a CDS encoding ATP-dependent rRNA helicase SPB4, with translation MAAESKLTWDSLPYKLLPWLREALVSNGYESMTPVQASVIPLFSGNKDVVVQAVTGSGKTLAFVIPVLEKICHFLREESTFKKGHFGSLIICPTKELAFQIEAVINNLVEFCPDENYKLKAQVVLGGMGTVLTDVQNFMKTRAQVIIATPGRALEFLQHSMVKSSSCQVLILDEADRLLDHNFSSEMSLIAKILPRQKRVGMFSATMSAVIDDVFKLGMSNPVRITVKSDHLSQKLIPSKLKLFYSIVPADEKIGFLFHLLESYQFKRAIVYFPTCVCVSYFYLLLNHLLSCLNKQGNGCKGIKLHSLHGKLQLETRTKTLSHFSGLSDCKNVLLSTDVAARGLDIPDVDLVIQLDPPTDPDVFVHRCGRAGRAGKPGTAVVFLTPGLEENYVDFMSMRKVELHDLGNVHYNPQRFELIHTESRTWLLADRARHEKATKAFVTYIRHYSKHSAASIFRLSALDYWRLAKEFSLFRFPKMPENRFIHDFPEGGFIDKSVNFESHSYLNTQKENERLQQLCSSSKAVQLNDAMLDRKARKEKNLPWSKNSKSKVNEKQSSFSLKESKKKKRLLLPEAGIRETQEDWKDLVRSNKRRKASETTSFFNDL
- a CDS encoding putative cysteine synthase, whose amino-acid sequence is MSQIYKGIHAALILSLVVALYPWLKNLKKSKGKQAKAECLADLIGNTPLLKIRSLSEATGCEIYAKMELCNPGGSAKDRVALAIIKDFEDRNLIKPNRGDVIFEGTSGSTGISIAMLCKSLGYTAHICLPDDTSDEKVNLLRMYGAVIEKVKPASIVDPNQYVNAAKTGADRIASDSSSDNNAVFADQFENECNWKVHYETTAKEIWEQTGGKLNFFVSGAGTGGTIAGCSIYFKQKNATIKTILADPQGSGLYNRVQYGIMYDTVEKEGTRRRHQVDTLVEGIGLNRITKNFSRGEMYIDAAEKVSDKQALLMARYLNENEGLFLGSSSCVNAVASAKIAFTKAKKGDTIVFVACDSGSRHLSKFWKEALKFDAPSDLRGILNT
- a CDS encoding Eukaryotic translation initiation factor eIF-1, translating into MSSIENLKSFDPFADTGDAETQPTNYIHIRIQQRNGRKTLTTVQGVPEEYDLKRILKVLKKDFACNGNIVKDDDLGEVIQLQGDQRLKVMEFLIQQLGLQKKNIKIHGF